The Candidatus Celerinatantimonas neptuna DNA segment TGTTAATGCAATCACAGGAATATGCGGATATAACTGCTTAATTTGGCCTAACGCACTATATTCCGGGCGAAAATCATGACCCCATTGAGAAATACAGTGCGCTTCATCAACCGCGACCAAACACACCTGCCAATGCTCAAAATTAGCAATAAAATCGCCGCTTAATAATCGTTCGGGAGAGATATAAAGCAATTTGATATCACCATGACCAAGCTTTGCAAATAATGCCTGAGTCTCTTCCCAACTCAATGTCGAATTCAGATACGCCGCATCTATCCCATTGCGTTTAAGCGCATCGACCTGATCTTTCATCAGTGAAATCAAAGGAGAAACAACAACTGTCAGACCATCAAACAACAACGCGGGGACCTGATAACAGAGCGACTTGCCACCACCGGTTGGCATCAACACCAAACTATCCCGGCCATGCAGCAAAGCATCAATGATTTCAGCCTGTCCTTGTCGAAACTCACTGTAACCGAAAGTTTCCTGCAGTACCTGCTGCGCTGATTTCATCGCTCAAATTCTCTTTTCATTGATGCCTAACTGACAGTTCATGTTAAAAAGCATACCGCCCCATTTAGATGCAAAGTAAGAGGTAGCAAAATGTTTACATCCTTTTGCTGTGAACATGCGGGTCTTTGTGATCCAAGTCGTACTTATACAAGTCCAACCTGGATAAAATACGGTCAGAAACAATCAACAGACCAGGGAGCAAAGTTTAACATTCCAAGTAAATACCCCGCAACATAACCCTTAAAATGCGATTCAAAGACCGACTTCACAACCGGTCAAAAAATAATCACCCCCATGCAAATTTGTCCACTATACTTAGAATACCAAGCTTATCTTTTGAAGGAGTTTGCATGTCAACAAGGACCAACACCAACCTCCAACTGGATGCTTATATCCGGGAATTACTGGAGAGTTGTGCAGAATTAACACAGAAAAATTCTGTACAGACACTCGAAAGATGGCTACATCATGAACAACACGGCTACCCATATGAAATGCCACTACCCAGTTATCGGCTGCTTGAATGTTCTCAACAGGGATTATTTACCGATCACGATAGTAAAATTCAACGGTTAGAATCTATTCATGCAGGAACACTTTCAGCCAGGGACCGCTGTCAGCTTCAATATATTGGCATGCGGGAACCACTGTATGATTATTTGGAAATATCACAAGTGATTCGCCATCCATGGCCTGAAAAACTGATTCAGCAATATACACACGAGTTGATTCCTGGAATGATCTGCCTTCAGGCATGGCAAGTCATTGATAATCCCCCTGTCAGCCGGATGCTAGCTGGGATGTTACAACACTTATATGGACTTTTAACTTCTTCAGGTGATGAACTATTCAGTCATTTCAACCCGACTATTTGCAAATTGGGTGAACACTACCCATTAGTTAAACCATTCTGGCAATCACGGCCTCATCACCATCAAGCACATTATATGCAGTACAATGATTAGAAGAATATCCAAGACATCACTTTAAAGTTCTGCTTGCATTCACATCCATCAGCCCATAAATAGCATGGTGTACTGATTAGCGTTAAAACGCCTGTGCATTAAAAATGTTCTGACCCACAAAAAGATAAATCGCAATTTAATGCTAATGTCTTATCCAAAGTCGGGATTACCGGTAAAGAACATCACAATCATGTCTATTTTTATGGTGTCCTTCGGCTTTATTGTCAATAATCGATAAGGCTGTTAAATTAACTACCCTTTTTATCTTCCTTGATCATTCATGAATCAGACATCAACGACCCGACAAGGTGTTATCTATGCCCTTGCAGCCTATATCATCTGGGGAATTGCTCCAATCTATTTCAAAATGCTCAGGGCCATTCCTGCCCCTGAAATTCTGGCACATCGAATTATTTGGTCATGTGTGCTGATTCTGTTTCTGGTGTGGTTAAGTCAAAGTTGGTCTGAAGTGTACTCGGCTATTCATCGCAAAAAACAGCTGCTGGTTTTGATGATTACAGCTGTACTCATCGGAGGAAACTGGCTGACCTTCATTTGGGCCATCAATAGCGATCATTTGCTCGATGCAAGTCTGGGATATTTTATCAATCCATTAGTGAATGTCGTGATGGGGATGATTTTTCTAAAAGAACGTTTTCGCCGGCTCCAATGGTTTGCCGTAGCGCTAGCCACCATGGGGGTTTTATTCGAAGTCATCCGATTTGGTTCACTTCCCTGGATCGCCATTGTTTTGGCATTAACATTCAGCTGCTACGGCTTACTCAGAAAACAGGTCAGTATTGGCGCATTACCCGGGTTATTTATTGAAACCGCTCTGCTTTTGCCATTGGCTCTACTGTATCTGTTTTTCTTTGACCACAGTGCAACCTCTCATCTAACTCATAATCCACTAACACTCAACCTGCTATTGGTCAGCGCCGGAGCCGTCACGACGATTCCGCTACTGTTCTTCACCGGCGCAGCCAGACGATTAAGACTGTCAACACTTGGCTTTTTTCAGTATATCGGGCCTTCAATCATGTTCATTTTAGCAATTTTGTTCTATGACGAGCCATTTAACACCAATAAGCTACTCACATTTGTCTTTATCTGGGGTGCGCTGATCATTTTCAGCATTGATGCCATCAATCAGCGCCAGCGAGGTCGCATGAGTTAGCCTCAGAGCATTAAATAGCCTGCAAACGCGCGTAAGCAACAACCAACCACTTGCAACCGGCTTCATCAAATTGGATCTGCACCCGGCTTTGGGCGCCAGAGCCTTCATATTGAAGAATCACACCTTCACCAAATTTAGGATGAAGCACCCGCTGTCCCAAACGTAATCCGGTTTCATCAAATGAGGCTTGCTCCACCATCGATGAAAAACGTCC contains these protein-coding regions:
- the rarD gene encoding Protein RarD, yielding MNQTSTTRQGVIYALAAYIIWGIAPIYFKMLRAIPAPEILAHRIIWSCVLILFLVWLSQSWSEVYSAIHRKKQLLVLMITAVLIGGNWLTFIWAINSDHLLDASLGYFINPLVNVVMGMIFLKERFRRLQWFAVALATMGVLFEVIRFGSLPWIAIVLALTFSCYGLLRKQVSIGALPGLFIETALLLPLALLYLFFFDHSATSHLTHNPLTLNLLLVSAGAVTTIPLLFFTGAARRLRLSTLGFFQYIGPSIMFILAILFYDEPFNTNKLLTFVFIWGALIIFSIDAINQRQRGRMS